From Pseudanabaena sp. PCC 6802, one genomic window encodes:
- a CDS encoding group II intron maturase-specific domain-containing protein: LVKSRRAGQRVLANISRYLSQKLKLKVNRQKSRVVRTDKLEFLGFTFRGIRIWWSDQAYRDFIHRLRGLTSRSWGVSMEYRMERLNRYLRGWMNYYGISQHYSPIEQLDGWLRRRIRMCYGQQWRRPRTRIRHLLALGTSKRQAILTGISRKGYWRLSKTLATHTGMTNQWLQLQGWLSVRELWMKVQGYA; the protein is encoded by the coding sequence CTGGTCAAAAGTAGACGGGCAGGGCAGAGGGTGTTGGCTAATATCAGCCGATACCTGAGCCAAAAGCTGAAGCTCAAAGTAAATCGGCAGAAAAGTCGTGTGGTCAGGACTGACAAATTAGAATTTCTGGGATTTACGTTCCGAGGAATTCGGATTTGGTGGTCAGACCAAGCCTATCGGGATTTCATACATCGACTGCGGGGCTTAACGTCACGTAGTTGGGGTGTTTCAATGGAGTACCGCATGGAACGGTTGAACCGATACTTACGAGGTTGGATGAACTACTACGGCATTTCCCAGCATTACAGTCCAATTGAGCAGTTGGATGGTTGGTTGCGGCGACGGATTCGCATGTGTTACGGTCAACAGTGGCGCAGACCTCGCACTCGTATTCGCCATTTGCTTGCTCTCGGAACCAGTAAGCGACAGGCGATTTTGACCGGCATTAGTCGCAAAGGCTATTGGCGTTTGTCAAAGACTCTGGCAACCCATACGGGAATGACGAATCAGTGGTTACAGTTACAGGGTTGGCTTTCAGTGCGAGAACTTTGGATGAAAGTCCAGGGTTATGCCTGA